The genomic interval gtgggtaagtgaaaataatatttgctgtgatctcccattcaccgctgacgaagtttaccctgcaaacgcttacttctgcgttccaaaacccggagtgtgaaaaaggtctatacatTTATGTAAATCAGTAACATTTGATGTatgttgtacattttttacagagaaaatagcatgtatttgaccaaaattccaccaTCGTCAGCAAGCTTGTATTCTTGTATACTTGAGTTCCTCAAGAAGCATGCAAAAATGAACCTGATGTCATCCAtgtttccaacaacaaagcacttcAATGTAACatactcataattatgacttcagaagagGGAAGAAGGATGACACAAACTCAgaatcacataaaaataaaaataaaagaaatgcagAATCACAGTAacaaaaattacttagtgcacctttaaaggcaaTTATCAGTTGTAAGCTTTGTTTCGTTAAAATAGGAAACAGTCTATATTTGGTTAGTTATGGTTATGAAGAGAGAGGTTTTTCAAGAGTTTGCTCAGTTGTGATTTATTTCAGAAGccaatggtatttttttttttaaagcatctcTGTAATTCAAACTTGAGACTGACTGTATGCACTTGTAACACAGGCAGCATTGCTTCATGACACTGTAGAGGACACTGACACAACTGTTGAGGAGCTGGAGTCTGTGTTTGGACCAACAGTGGCGAGAATTGTCCAGGAGGTGACCGATGACAAAACACTCCCTAAAGAAGAGAGAAAACGCCTACAAGTGGAACATGCACCACACCGCAGCCAACAGGCCAAGCTGGTTAAACTAGCTGATAAGTTGTATAATTTACGGGACCTCAATCGTTGCACCCCCACAGGTGAGATGGTCCTACTGCTCGAGAGATTTGTGTGAGCATGAATACATATCCAATCTGTAATTTTACTGCTTGTGTAAGGATGCTGTCTTCTATCTTTCTTGGCAGGTTGGACAACAGAAAGAGttcacaaatattttgtatggGCATCTCAAGTGGTAAAAGGGCTTTGTGGCACCAACGCAGCGCTTGAGGAGAAACTGCAGCAGCTCTTTTTAGAGAGAGGAGTGCAGTTGTAATGGtgcttttataatgcatttgatCATCAAGGAATGCTccttgccataaaaaaaaaaaaaaaagatttagaaatgttttttctgaaattagaatattttgtgtgtgtatttcacCCTTCTGTTATATAATAATAAAGGACAAAGCCATGCACTGTTATGAACTGCAATTAAAGTTTTGGAAAAGGTTAACAAAAAAGTTATGTAGTATTATTCCTAAACTGAgtaatatgaataataatgatCTAAAAAGTACTGCTGCTTCTCCCTTATAAAGATTTTTCAATGGTGACCACAGATAAAATACCACAGGAATTGTTTCTAAATACACTGTGTAAGCTTGATATTAGCCACCAGTATCGTGTGATTccagaaaataaacaaaattaaaaatatttatatagagTCTGAGAGGTTCTTGAGTTTGTACTTGGAAGTAGATTGCATATTCATTTatgatttcacaaaaataaataatttcaataaaacaataacatttagataatattaagataaaataaattaatctttaaaaaaaaacaaaaaaaaaacattgctttcAACCAAGTCATATGTTTGCTGACCAATTATACATTTCCAAGTCAAGGTAGTAGAAATTATGTAGCACACATTTTCACGAAATTATCATTGGGAAGTTAACTACGTATCTATCTTTTCCCATTCCCCCAAAAGCCATGTtaatacatttagaaatgttAATGATATACCCACCATCAGAGTTTCTTAGACATAGACTTAATAATAATTGCTCTTTTTGTGATGTCAAAATTAAATCAACACatcatttgtttttctattgtGTATTCAGTAACACATGCATAATTGGCTTAAACTCAATAAACTCATTAACTGAATTtgctaataattatataaattttaTAATAGAAGATGATCCCgttgttattttaattttatttttttacattattattttgggGAAATGTATTATCCATTAAggaaaatgctttaaaacaaaaCTATTATTATCTATATTTCAAAAACAATTCCAGAGTtactgtaggtccttaaaatatgtaaaaagacaaatcttctttttttttaatgttatttttgttgtaagTGTGCTCTTACTTTTGGGACCAATGTTTACCTCATCGaaattactggccggttgaactgcgaagcacctcactgatctctgcctgtatcatcttggtctaatgatggactactcttataatggaatacatagagtAATAAACTGCcaataaaagccttcatcaggAAACTAACAAAGGAAGATCCAGGATTAACTttaaagatattagtcattaatcttacagttcatacaaaatccttgtataaacactgacccttaacacttacttagtttactcaatttaaaccatgacttgcactgcacataaataagtaatactggcattatattcatgatgtttagccagaggggaactggcccccacagtgagcctggtttctcccaaggttatttttctccattaaccaacatcttatggagttttgtgttccttgacacagtcgccttcgtcttgctcactgggtttctaaatacaattattatttaattatatatttttatacacacttcataatcacattgaatcaaactacacaatgatgactctaagacattatagatattacagtttcattttctgttcatgcatgattttctgtaaagctgctttgaaacgatatttgttgtgaaaggcactatacaaataaaaatggcttgacaTTATTGTTGGAATGCCTTAATTTAATTGTGGTTTtggatgaaataataataataaaaaaatgtacgtGACTATAAGAAATAATATGCAGCTGATAACCCTATAGGCTATAACCTATAAGGGAATGTCAGGGCAATGTGTTGAAAAATAAAGGTGCAGTTGAAAGTAGGAACCAGAGATATCAGGAACTACTAGATAAGACAGTGTTTCTGGGAGACAATTTAAACGGTAATCCATTGGCGGAAGATTTCCGGGTCGTCCATGTTAGTGACAAAGGGACTGTAAATAGTTTTTTACGGAGATTTCCAtcgattgtgatttttttttcttagtgtAAAGGGATCAGTGTGAGCTGTCCAAAATGTCTGGACCAAACGCATTAAATGGCAGGAGCCGTGCCGATCCGTGATGAAAAAGGTAAATGAGAGAGAAGCACTTAGCTTTCATTATTAGCATGAGTATTGACAACATGATCCTCTTGATGATGAAAACACTGATATAAATGAGTAGAGCCACGGGCACACTGCTAAACGTTCCAGTAATGTTCAGTTTATTGACCAAGTCTGCTTCATCTTGCAGCTGTGCACCTGCGTTCCTTTTAGATGTGCGTATACTACCTCTAAACACTGATATAAGACATAGCAACAATCTGTAATGAGACTGAATCATATAGACTGTACTGCTGCAGGATGCTGATGTCGTATTCTGtcacagtttgtttgtttgtttgtttgtttgtttgtttgtttgttgtggtgGTTGTTTTATTGGGAACAAGCTTTCGTCTTGATGTttcttaaaatatgtatttataagttgtattttatttttatttttttggactttTTGATTTGTGAATTGTAATTATCCCCACATAGAGTTGACTTTCATTTAAACTAAATATGTTTGAAATAACATAAATCCCAAATAGAAATGATTGTTTTTTTAAGAGAtacttaacaaaaaaaaaaaaaaaaaattataataaagaattctgtcatcatttactcaccctcatgtcatcccagatgtgtttgtctttctttcttctccagaacataaaggaagatttttagaagaatatctcagctctgttggtccatacaatgcaagtgaatgtttgacagaactttgaagttactaaaagcagcataaaagttattcatacaactccagtggttaaatccatgtcttctgaagcgatatgataggtgtggatgagaaacagataaagatttaagttatttttttaccatcaatctccactatcacattcttcttttttggtTTTGGCGACTTGCATTttcgtacatatcgccacctacaggaCAGAGcgtagaatttatagtaaaaaaaaaa from Myxocyprinus asiaticus isolate MX2 ecotype Aquarium Trade chromosome 1, UBuf_Myxa_2, whole genome shotgun sequence carries:
- the hddc3 gene encoding guanosine-3',5'-bis(diphosphate) 3'-pyrophosphohydrolase MESH1, producing the protein MSSASTAVLLETINFAAEKHRNQRRKDPDATPYINHPIGVARILSHEGGITDIEVLQAALLHDTVEDTDTTVEELESVFGPTVARIVQEVTDDKTLPKEERKRLQVEHAPHRSQQAKLVKLADKLYNLRDLNRCTPTGWTTERVHKYFVWASQVVKGLCGTNAALEEKLQQLFLERGVQL